The proteins below come from a single Natranaerofaba carboxydovora genomic window:
- the spoIVA gene encoding stage IV sporulation protein A has protein sequence MDKSNLYEDMVKRTDGDIYLGVVGPVRTGKSTFIKKFMEMVVLPNIKDVNDLERTRDELPQSSGGKTVMTTEPKFIPDDAVEVVLNDNISMKVRMVDCVGYLVDGAIGYEEEEGPRMVSTPWFEEDVPFEEAAEVGTKKVIDEHSTIGVVVTTDGSITGISRESYVQAEEKVVSELKEIGKPYVVVLNSTNPYSEEAKNITEELKEKYDVPVIPLDILDMNEDEINHVFQEILYEFPIKEVSINLPNWVEELDNDHWLREGFETAIRDSIEDVDRVRDINKVVYNLDELENSEEVILEKVDLGTGHAEIDIKVVENLFEKVLSEICETEIKNKADILKTIRSYAEAKKEYDKVAEALEDVREYGYGVVPPQLEEMSLEEPEIVRHGNRFGVRLKASAPSIHMVRVNVNSEFSPTVGTEKQSEDLVNYIMEEFEENPEKIWESDIFGKSLHSVVEDGIEKKLDNMPQNAREKLQDTLEKIINEGSGGLIAIIL, from the coding sequence ATGGATAAGTCTAATCTTTACGAAGATATGGTCAAGCGTACAGATGGCGATATTTATCTGGGAGTGGTTGGCCCCGTAAGAACGGGAAAATCAACTTTTATTAAAAAGTTTATGGAAATGGTAGTACTGCCTAACATCAAAGATGTAAATGATCTAGAGCGTACAAGAGATGAGCTGCCTCAAAGTAGTGGTGGCAAAACAGTTATGACAACAGAACCAAAATTTATTCCTGACGATGCAGTAGAAGTAGTTTTGAATGATAACATTTCTATGAAAGTAAGAATGGTAGATTGTGTTGGTTATCTGGTTGATGGTGCAATAGGTTATGAAGAAGAAGAAGGACCAAGAATGGTGTCTACACCATGGTTTGAGGAAGATGTTCCTTTTGAAGAAGCTGCTGAAGTGGGTACAAAGAAAGTTATTGATGAACATTCGACTATAGGAGTTGTTGTGACTACAGATGGATCAATAACTGGAATCTCCAGGGAAAGTTATGTGCAGGCTGAAGAGAAGGTGGTTTCAGAACTTAAAGAAATTGGCAAACCTTATGTAGTAGTTCTAAACAGCACCAACCCTTATAGTGAAGAGGCAAAAAATATTACAGAAGAGTTAAAAGAAAAGTACGATGTTCCTGTGATTCCCCTAGATATCCTTGATATGAATGAAGATGAGATAAACCACGTGTTCCAGGAGATTTTATATGAATTTCCGATTAAAGAGGTTAGTATTAATCTTCCTAATTGGGTAGAAGAACTTGATAATGACCACTGGCTTAGAGAAGGATTTGAAACTGCAATCAGGGATAGTATTGAAGATGTTGACAGAGTTCGTGACATAAACAAAGTAGTTTATAATTTAGATGAGCTAGAAAATTCAGAAGAGGTAATTTTAGAAAAAGTAGATCTGGGAACAGGGCATGCTGAGATTGATATTAAAGTTGTAGAAAACTTATTTGAAAAAGTTTTAAGTGAAATATGTGAAACAGAAATTAAAAACAAAGCAGATATTCTAAAAACCATCAGAAGTTATGCTGAAGCCAAGAAAGAGTACGATAAAGTGGCTGAAGCTTTAGAAGATGTTAGAGAATATGGATATGGAGTTGTACCGCCTCAACTAGAGGAGATGTCCCTTGAAGAGCCAGAGATAGTAAGGCATGGTAATAGGTTTGGCGTAAGATTAAAGGCGAGTGCACCGAGTATACACATGGTTAGAGTCAACGTAAATAGTGAATTTTCACCTACTGTTGGTACAGAAAAACAAAGTGAAGATTTAGTTAATTATATCATGGAAGAATTTGAAGAGAACCCTGAGAAGATTTGGGAAAGTGATATATTTGGCAAGAGCCTTCATAGTGTTGTAGAAGATGGAATCGAGAAGAAGCTAGACAATATGCCTCAAAATGCAAGAGAAAAACTTCAAGATACTTTAGAAAAGATTATTAATGAGGGCAGTGGAGGTCTTATTGCAATTATTTTATAA
- a CDS encoding CAP domain-containing protein, translating to MKKTLVLALVTMFIFSSTASAYSAADWWQTNRRSGQAVEEENEKEEKTEEEENEENIEESESRNSTGSKIQNIADWWQLNRRNGSDASQPSPEEPSSDNEKDGEENRDSDIGNSDEEYIFDMINKERRDRGIQELEYSSEISRVARMKSQDMVENNYFAHQSPTYGSAGDMLRSEGISFTVSKENLARAGDVRSAHQMLMSSSGHRSGILGERYTHVGVGVVETNGGGVKVTQIFVQR from the coding sequence TTGAAAAAAACTTTAGTACTAGCTCTAGTAACGATGTTTATCTTTAGCAGCACAGCAAGTGCTTATTCGGCAGCAGACTGGTGGCAGACAAATAGGCGATCTGGACAAGCTGTGGAAGAGGAGAATGAAAAAGAAGAAAAAACAGAAGAAGAAGAGAATGAAGAGAATATTGAAGAAAGCGAGTCCAGAAATAGTACAGGCTCTAAGATTCAAAATATTGCTGATTGGTGGCAGTTGAATAGAAGAAATGGATCTGACGCATCACAGCCATCTCCAGAAGAACCTTCATCAGATAATGAAAAGGATGGTGAAGAGAATAGAGATTCTGATATAGGAAATAGTGACGAAGAATATATTTTTGACATGATTAACAAAGAAAGAAGAGATAGAGGGATACAAGAACTTGAGTATAGTAGTGAAATAAGCAGAGTTGCCAGAATGAAGTCTCAAGATATGGTGGAGAATAATTATTTTGCACACCAGTCCCCTACATATGGTAGTGCAGGTGATATGTTAAGAAGTGAAGGGATTTCGTTTACTGTATCAAAAGAGAATCTGGCAAGAGCTGGTGACGTTAGAAGTGCACATCAAATGCTTATGTCAAGTTCTGGACATAGATCTGGTATTTTAGGAGAGAGGTATACTCATGTAGGAGTTGGTGTAGTAGAGACAAATGGAGGCGGTGTAAAAGTAACTCAAATTTTTGTACAAAGATAA
- a CDS encoding carboxypeptidase-like regulatory domain-containing protein, whose protein sequence is MGHKLKRIDLKVKENEQINLNAQLKKENRSLIHGVVLDEKKEPIEDATVLMFRRGESEDCCLHPIASTFTDDCGQFVFGPIEPELDVVIKIWANGACMVDLYR, encoded by the coding sequence TTGGGGCACAAGTTAAAAAGAATTGACTTAAAAGTTAAAGAAAACGAGCAAATAAATCTAAATGCACAATTAAAAAAAGAAAACAGATCATTAATACACGGGGTAGTACTAGACGAAAAGAAGGAACCAATTGAGGATGCCACAGTTTTGATGTTTAGAAGAGGAGAAAGTGAGGATTGCTGTCTACATCCTATAGCTAGTACCTTTACAGACGATTGCGGTCAATTTGTTTTTGGGCCAATAGAACCAGAGTTAGACGTAGTCATAAAAATTTGGGCTAATGGTGCCTGTATGGTCGATTTGTACCGCTAA